Proteins encoded within one genomic window of Candidatus Berkiella cookevillensis:
- a CDS encoding Rne/Rng family ribonuclease: MTKRMLINATQGEELRVALVDGRTLYDLDVERTGKTQTKASIFKGRVTRVEPSLEAAFIDFGSNRHGFLPIKEVARECFHENASFEHGRPNIKDVLRPGQELIVQVDKEERGTKGAALTTFISLAGCYLVLMPNNPRAGGISRRIEGEERDDLKDVLNQLPVPEGMGLIVRTAGLGRSIEELQWDLDVLLVQWKAICGYANANHAPLLIHKDSDVVVRAIRDYLRPDIGEIIVDTEKAFKQVEDHLNLVRPDFISRLKLYQEPTPLFSSFQIETQIESAYKREIALENGASIVIDHTEALIAVDINSAKATEGSDIEETALQTNLAAASEIARQLRLRDIGGLIVIDFIDMNIPRHQRMVENKIREELKSDRARIQMGRISRFGLLEMSRQRLRPALGETTHINCPRCEGQGNIRSIHSISMAIIRVIEEEVMKEHIGQLNVQVPIEVASYLLNEKRESITKLEQSYQVGILIIPNKYFETPHYELQRLKKEDAANARKTPSYKQVTAVPATPIESSIKSFENKVEPDSPLKHITPPAPSASRAQDSGLIKRIWKAVFGANANKALTRNSEAQNRDENQDSDNNRHHHKGSKRPQHGGRKDNRKRHGHNRRSQNNNRSDGNYRDNRDTRDNRDNSRDYNRDHNRDRSGNYSNARSYDENQGNRHHHHKHHAERHHHDAPSQDDAQHSHTSTKHQTATHHSSHEMSGNAPQHQQRHHHHAQATHASQSDHNKEQRETREPREHREPREHRDHREHRETRGHRENRDREKSVSRSENYEAKEQPNIQSNAANVTPIHTAAAPVTQKPEVATTPTAMMAPPAAEPKAVVVIKAPEAPAPLSPEQEKAREEKRNAVLNVTSFSQLSNEEKQNTLVAPLEKVERSLTENKQSFKQVVSKRSTYAEKPHDLPTIANQSRISEAKIEAEVETKAETKNEGEKENS, translated from the coding sequence ATGACTAAAAGAATGTTAATAAATGCAACCCAAGGCGAAGAGTTAAGAGTTGCATTAGTCGATGGACGAACTTTATATGATCTCGATGTAGAAAGAACTGGAAAAACCCAAACAAAAGCAAGCATATTTAAAGGACGCGTCACTAGAGTTGAACCTAGCTTAGAAGCCGCTTTTATCGATTTTGGCTCAAACAGACACGGATTTTTACCCATCAAAGAAGTTGCTCGCGAATGTTTCCACGAAAATGCCAGTTTTGAACACGGCAGACCCAACATAAAAGATGTGCTAAGACCTGGACAAGAACTCATCGTCCAAGTGGATAAAGAAGAAAGAGGCACTAAAGGTGCAGCACTCACCACTTTTATCAGCTTAGCAGGTTGTTACCTAGTATTAATGCCGAATAATCCACGCGCTGGCGGTATCTCTCGACGCATTGAAGGCGAAGAACGAGATGATCTCAAAGATGTATTAAACCAATTACCCGTTCCTGAAGGCATGGGTCTCATCGTCAGAACAGCAGGATTGGGACGCAGTATTGAAGAATTACAATGGGATTTAGATGTTCTCCTCGTCCAATGGAAAGCAATCTGTGGCTATGCAAATGCTAATCATGCACCTTTGCTGATTCACAAAGACAGTGATGTCGTTGTTCGCGCTATCCGTGACTATTTAAGACCCGATATCGGTGAAATCATTGTTGATACCGAGAAAGCATTTAAACAAGTCGAAGATCACTTAAATCTAGTACGTCCTGACTTTATCAGTCGCCTAAAACTATACCAAGAACCTACCCCACTCTTTAGCAGCTTCCAAATTGAAACACAGATTGAGTCTGCTTATAAACGAGAAATCGCTCTTGAAAACGGTGCATCGATTGTAATTGATCACACAGAAGCATTGATTGCGGTTGATATTAACTCAGCCAAAGCTACCGAAGGTAGCGATATTGAAGAAACAGCTTTACAAACTAATCTTGCAGCAGCCAGTGAAATTGCACGTCAATTAAGATTACGTGACATTGGTGGTCTCATCGTCATTGATTTTATCGATATGAACATTCCACGTCATCAACGTATGGTGGAAAACAAAATACGCGAGGAATTAAAAAGCGATCGTGCACGCATCCAGATGGGTCGTATCTCTCGATTCGGCTTGTTAGAGATGTCACGTCAACGCTTAAGACCTGCATTGGGCGAAACAACACACATCAACTGCCCTCGTTGTGAAGGCCAAGGTAACATCAGAAGCATTCACTCTATTTCAATGGCAATTATTCGCGTCATTGAAGAAGAAGTCATGAAAGAACATATTGGACAATTAAACGTTCAAGTACCTATTGAAGTGGCAAGCTACTTGCTAAATGAGAAGCGTGAATCCATTACTAAGCTTGAACAAAGCTATCAGGTGGGCATCTTAATTATTCCGAATAAGTATTTTGAAACGCCTCACTACGAACTTCAACGCTTGAAGAAAGAAGATGCAGCAAATGCACGCAAAACACCAAGCTACAAGCAAGTTACAGCAGTGCCTGCTACGCCCATTGAATCAAGCATCAAATCTTTTGAAAATAAAGTAGAGCCTGATTCACCACTTAAGCATATTACGCCACCGGCACCTTCTGCATCACGTGCACAAGATTCTGGCTTAATTAAGCGTATTTGGAAGGCTGTTTTCGGCGCTAATGCCAATAAAGCCTTAACACGCAACAGCGAAGCGCAAAACAGAGACGAGAATCAAGACAGCGATAATAACAGGCATCATCATAAAGGTTCTAAACGTCCACAACACGGTGGTAGAAAAGACAACCGTAAGCGCCATGGCCATAACCGACGTTCACAAAACAATAATCGTTCAGATGGCAATTACAGAGATAATCGAGATACGAGGGACAATCGAGACAATTCCAGAGATTACAATCGTGATCATAACCGTGATCGTAGTGGAAACTATTCGAATGCAAGATCTTATGATGAAAATCAGGGCAACCGACATCATCACCATAAGCATCACGCTGAAAGACATCATCATGATGCCCCTTCGCAGGATGATGCTCAACATTCACATACTTCTACCAAACATCAAACGGCGACACATCATTCATCTCATGAGATGAGTGGCAATGCACCACAGCATCAGCAGCGCCACCACCATCATGCTCAGGCCACTCACGCTTCACAAAGCGATCATAATAAAGAGCAAAGAGAAACCAGGGAGCCTAGAGAGCATCGGGAACCGCGAGAACACCGCGACCACAGAGAGCATCGCGAAACCAGAGGCCACAGAGAAAACAGAGATCGCGAGAAGTCTGTTTCACGTAGCGAAAATTATGAAGCGAAAGAGCAACCTAATATTCAAAGCAACGCTGCGAATGTTACACCCATTCATACAGCCGCTGCCCCAGTAACCCAGAAACCAGAGGTTGCAACAACGCCAACCGCTATGATGGCACCGCCCGCAGCAGAACCTAAGGCTGTCGTTGTCATAAAAGCACCTGAAGCGCCTGCACCACTCTCACCAGAACAAGAAAAGGCGAGAGAAGAGAAGCGTAATGCTGTATTGAATGTGACGAGTTTCTCTCAATTAAGCAATGAAGAGAAACAAAATACCTTGGTTGCACCCTTAGAGAAAGTTGAACGTTCGTTAACAGAGAACAAACAATCTTTCAAACAAGTGGTTAGCAAACGTTCTACCTACGCAGAAAAGCCGCATGATTTGCCAACGATTGCGAATCAATCACGCATAAGTGAAGCAAAGATTGAAGCTGAGGTGGAAACAAAAGCAGAAACAAAGAACGAGGGCGAAAAAGAAAACTCTTAA
- a CDS encoding efflux transporter outer membrane subunit: protein MKQSICLMSLLLLCGCTFIPNYQRPQMDVPGEWNNQAIKNSYDIARDWWMSFDSAELNQLMNEALSHNHDVLAGIQRVKQARANLKIARADLFPNIDASADASRVHSHPAKASAMDSTNLQAGLSIAYELDLFGANRSNVAAVRSSLHASQYDEDALALVVMSDVAQSYFLLLNLQERLAIANINLNNAKEVLRIISARVREGSESELELAQQSVLVANNEAARALLIEQLQNSQNALAVLLGKTPQALNIKEYSLATLAVPIICPRQPSELLERRPDIKAAEASLVAANANIGVARAAFFPSISLGLANNISAAGFHEPVTKTLSLTSSLAMPLFQGGRIKGGVELATARQRELIEIYRKTVLTAFQEVEDALVAVKIAQDRENILEVAVQQARKAYQLSKRKYDLGAINFQTLLDTQNAQLSAEDSFTQAKLSRLTSAVTLFKALGGGW from the coding sequence GTGAAACAGTCAATATGCTTGATGAGTCTTCTTTTATTATGTGGTTGTACATTCATACCAAACTATCAACGTCCCCAAATGGATGTACCTGGAGAATGGAATAATCAAGCAATCAAAAATTCCTATGACATCGCTAGAGATTGGTGGATGTCATTTGACTCTGCAGAATTAAATCAGTTGATGAATGAGGCACTTTCTCATAATCATGATGTACTTGCGGGCATTCAAAGAGTGAAGCAAGCACGTGCTAATCTAAAGATTGCCCGCGCTGATCTTTTTCCAAATATAGATGCTTCTGCTGATGCATCACGCGTACATAGTCACCCTGCAAAAGCAAGTGCGATGGACAGCACAAACTTACAAGCTGGTTTGAGCATTGCCTATGAACTGGATCTCTTTGGGGCAAATCGTTCAAATGTTGCTGCTGTCAGGTCTAGTTTACATGCAAGTCAGTATGATGAAGATGCACTGGCTTTAGTTGTAATGAGTGATGTTGCTCAAAGCTATTTCTTATTGCTAAATTTGCAAGAACGTTTGGCTATTGCCAATATCAATCTTAACAATGCAAAAGAAGTGCTGCGTATCATCAGTGCACGCGTTCGAGAGGGTTCTGAGTCTGAACTAGAATTAGCTCAGCAATCTGTATTGGTTGCTAATAATGAAGCAGCACGTGCTTTGCTGATAGAGCAGCTTCAAAATAGTCAAAATGCATTGGCAGTATTGTTGGGAAAAACACCGCAAGCTTTGAACATAAAAGAGTATAGTTTAGCGACCCTGGCCGTGCCTATTATATGTCCTAGACAACCTTCTGAGTTATTAGAACGTCGCCCTGACATAAAAGCAGCAGAAGCAAGTCTTGTTGCAGCAAATGCAAATATTGGTGTTGCACGTGCTGCTTTTTTTCCGTCTATTTCACTCGGACTTGCCAATAATATATCAGCAGCAGGTTTTCATGAACCTGTGACAAAAACTTTATCATTGACTTCTTCTCTTGCCATGCCACTTTTTCAGGGAGGACGTATAAAAGGGGGGGTAGAGTTAGCGACAGCACGGCAACGAGAATTAATCGAAATCTATCGTAAAACGGTGTTAACTGCTTTCCAAGAAGTAGAAGATGCACTTGTGGCTGTTAAAATAGCACAGGATAGAGAAAATATTTTAGAAGTGGCTGTGCAACAAGCACGTAAGGCTTATCAATTATCAAAAAGAAAATATGATTTAGGTGCTATCAATTTCCAAACCTTATTAGATACACAAAATGCCCAGCTTTCAGCAGAAGATAGTTTTACACAAGCAAAATTGAGTCGTTTAACATCTGCAGTTACCTTGTTTAAGGCACTGGGTGGTGGATGGTGA
- a CDS encoding MacB family efflux pump subunit translates to MTIPLIELKDISRHYKSGDIVVKALNSTNISIWHGDFVAIMGQSGSGKSTLMNIIGCLDKPTTGTYKIMGREVSKLESDDLAALRRDIFGFIFQRYNLLATASAEENVEIPGLYAGMKRVQRSQRARQLLDDLGLSDRYDHRPAELSGGQQQRVAIARALMNDPPVILADEPTGALDSHSGKEVMNQLKSLNEKGRTIILITHDEQVAAHAKRIIRIQDGKIIADSMDAQNGQFSVRSKDPVHHKASSLSTDSFEAIKTAFRSLRSNLFRTSLTLLGIVIGVASVITMLAVGNGSKQRVLTQISAMGTNILSVRPGAAGIRSSGDIATLVASDAKALEELSNVVVVVPERSGRKTLRIGNIDYASNIQGVGAGFPLARDWPIQQGTFFTIDDVNSYAAVIVLGATVAKTFFPGNDNPIGQFMLVGNTPFQIIGTMSSKGAAPWGGDQDDTAYIPYTTAMVRLFGSTYLNSITLKVEDASMIAKTEAEIVELLKNRHGTEDFSVRNTASFLEMATATQNTLTILLGAVAAISLLVGGIGVMNIMLVSVTERTREIGIRIATGARMRDIMVQFNTEAAVVCTIGGVFGVLLGFLAGIILSLFGVDIVFSLFPALLAFSCAVSTGLLFGYLPARTAAQLDPVVALSSE, encoded by the coding sequence ATGACAATCCCTTTAATTGAGCTGAAGGATATCAGCCGTCATTATAAAAGTGGTGATATTGTCGTAAAAGCGCTTAATAGTACGAATATTTCCATTTGGCACGGTGACTTTGTTGCTATTATGGGGCAATCTGGCTCGGGTAAATCAACCTTAATGAATATTATAGGTTGCCTTGATAAGCCAACAACGGGCACCTATAAAATCATGGGACGTGAAGTATCTAAATTAGAATCCGATGATTTGGCTGCATTACGCAGAGATATTTTTGGTTTTATCTTTCAGCGATACAATCTCCTTGCAACGGCAAGTGCAGAAGAAAATGTTGAAATTCCTGGTTTATATGCAGGTATGAAGCGTGTACAAAGAAGTCAACGTGCTCGTCAATTACTGGATGATTTAGGATTAAGTGATCGCTACGATCATCGACCCGCAGAACTGTCAGGAGGACAGCAGCAGCGTGTGGCGATTGCACGCGCATTGATGAATGATCCCCCCGTTATTTTAGCGGATGAGCCTACAGGCGCTTTGGATAGCCATAGTGGCAAAGAAGTCATGAATCAATTAAAAAGTTTGAATGAAAAGGGTCGCACAATTATTCTCATTACGCATGATGAGCAAGTGGCAGCACATGCCAAGCGGATTATTCGTATTCAGGATGGAAAGATCATTGCAGACAGTATGGATGCACAGAATGGCCAGTTTTCTGTGCGCTCAAAAGATCCTGTTCATCATAAAGCGAGTAGTTTGAGCACAGATAGTTTTGAAGCCATTAAAACCGCATTTCGATCATTACGTTCTAATCTCTTTCGTACTTCTTTAACCTTACTGGGCATTGTTATTGGTGTCGCATCTGTGATTACCATGCTTGCTGTGGGTAATGGCAGCAAACAGAGAGTGTTGACACAGATCAGTGCAATGGGAACAAATATTTTAAGTGTTAGGCCAGGCGCGGCAGGTATTCGCAGCAGTGGAGATATTGCAACATTGGTAGCCAGTGATGCCAAAGCATTAGAAGAACTTTCTAACGTTGTGGTGGTGGTGCCTGAACGCAGTGGGCGTAAGACATTACGCATTGGCAATATCGATTATGCAAGTAATATACAAGGTGTGGGAGCAGGATTCCCGCTTGCGCGTGATTGGCCTATACAGCAAGGCACTTTTTTTACAATAGACGATGTAAACTCTTATGCTGCTGTTATTGTTCTAGGCGCTACAGTAGCAAAGACATTTTTTCCAGGCAACGATAATCCAATCGGTCAGTTTATGTTGGTTGGTAATACGCCTTTTCAGATTATTGGCACGATGTCTTCAAAAGGTGCTGCGCCTTGGGGAGGCGATCAGGATGATACAGCTTATATTCCCTATACAACCGCTATGGTTCGCCTATTTGGATCAACTTACTTAAATAGCATCACCTTAAAGGTAGAAGATGCTTCCATGATTGCAAAGACAGAAGCTGAAATTGTTGAGTTATTAAAAAACCGACATGGGACAGAAGATTTTTCAGTGCGAAATACAGCTTCTTTTCTAGAAATGGCAACGGCAACACAAAATACATTAACGATTTTGCTGGGTGCTGTTGCTGCTATTTCTCTGCTTGTCGGAGGTATTGGTGTGATGAATATTATGTTAGTGAGTGTGACAGAGCGTACCCGAGAAATTGGTATTCGCATTGCGACGGGTGCTCGTATGCGAGATATTATGGTTCAATTCAATACTGAAGCAGCTGTTGTGTGTACCATTGGCGGTGTTTTTGGTGTATTGCTTGGTTTTTTGGCGGGTATTATCCTTTCACTCTTTGGGGTTGATATTGTATTTTCATTGTTTCCCGCATTATTAGCTTTTAGTTGTGCTGTTTCAACAGGCTTGTTATTTGGTTATTTACCTGCTCGAACAGCAGCACAACTGGATCCGGTTGTGGCATTAAGCTCGGAGTAA
- a CDS encoding efflux RND transporter periplasmic adaptor subunit: MRKYLLWMLAALLLVGILWGGLKFYKRDKSQSTENTMAEVQLGSIERIVTAQGKLEPKEYVDVGAQVSGLVKKLHVELGDVVKQKDLIAEIDPDVYASQVKGSEARLKTLQAQKAEQLSLVKQANQKLTRNQNLIKEKAVSVEILEDAETTLEVANAQLLSLKAQIEEAQSTLDGNRANLSYTKIYAPMDGTVVSQSVKEGQTINANQTAPVIVQIANLDIMTVKAQVAEADITKLKVGMPMYFMTLGSMDRRWQGTIRQILPSPETVNDVVLYNVLVDIENKDHQLMTGMTTQMFFIVAKKENIPIIPTSALFKRMPELDIEQGQAYQVKVKNKKGIELRTVIISLSDRSTAAVERGLNKGETVLLMESLSSSTPNTQGRRAGMARL; encoded by the coding sequence ATGCGGAAATATTTATTATGGATGTTGGCTGCTTTATTACTTGTAGGCATACTTTGGGGTGGTCTCAAGTTTTACAAAAGAGATAAATCACAATCAACGGAAAATACTATGGCAGAAGTGCAGCTGGGTAGTATTGAAAGAATTGTCACTGCACAAGGCAAATTAGAACCCAAAGAGTATGTCGATGTGGGGGCTCAAGTATCAGGCTTAGTAAAAAAGCTGCATGTAGAGTTAGGAGATGTTGTTAAACAGAAAGATTTGATCGCTGAAATTGATCCTGATGTATACGCTTCGCAAGTAAAAGGGAGTGAAGCGCGTTTGAAAACATTGCAAGCTCAAAAAGCGGAACAATTATCGCTCGTTAAACAAGCAAACCAGAAACTGACGCGTAATCAAAATTTAATTAAAGAAAAAGCAGTGAGCGTAGAAATTTTGGAAGATGCAGAGACGACATTGGAAGTTGCAAATGCGCAGTTGTTGTCATTAAAAGCCCAAATTGAGGAAGCACAATCCACTTTGGATGGAAATAGAGCCAATTTAAGCTATACAAAAATCTATGCACCCATGGATGGAACTGTTGTTTCTCAGTCCGTCAAAGAAGGTCAGACCATTAATGCTAATCAGACGGCACCTGTTATCGTACAAATTGCTAACTTAGATATTATGACGGTTAAAGCACAAGTGGCTGAAGCAGATATTACAAAGCTGAAAGTAGGTATGCCTATGTATTTTATGACCTTAGGCTCTATGGATCGACGTTGGCAGGGAACTATTCGTCAGATTTTACCTTCTCCAGAAACAGTAAATGATGTCGTACTCTATAATGTTTTGGTTGATATTGAAAATAAAGATCACCAATTAATGACGGGAATGACAACACAAATGTTTTTCATTGTAGCAAAAAAAGAAAACATACCCATTATTCCCACAAGTGCGTTATTTAAAAGAATGCCAGAATTGGATATAGAGCAAGGGCAAGCTTATCAGGTTAAAGTAAAAAATAAAAAAGGTATTGAGCTTAGAACAGTTATCATTAGCCTATCCGATCGCAGCACTGCTGCTGTTGAAAGAGGATTAAATAAGGGAGAGACAGTCTTGTTAATGGAAAGCCTCTCCTCTTCAACACCTAATACTCAAGGCCGTCGTGCAGGCATGGCGCGTTTATGA